In one window of Drosophila mauritiana strain mau12 chromosome X, ASM438214v1, whole genome shotgun sequence DNA:
- the LOC117148730 gene encoding cytosolic carboxypeptidase Nna1 isoform X2 → MQKGVKDKENRNSAVGPEFCEVQQQPSKQNDGFLGSFLSKGLKTNQLVVNTDEKTLRPVARLKEPRDLFALPKDKDNDCSQQAPRWPVECQVIEERIIHIPYVPAVPEPLNAPTGNELKPRPVGEENGIVVFSYSPISAVNYEKPKAKKEDDESSDESDYSSDSRQDSTPPSRSTPMRLAGGGECAPGKLNSVSKMINNVDNRSTSASLDDNDDYYDDEYDTSGGYCGGSGEAKEKAIIKDLIEAKKKRYQEEAEVTPVGGGTARNSRAASRSEASKDASDIDDIWKNNTSEYKPASPRYVLSQFGKNVTKAVIDRIVDHEDLVPPSGSQKVSNQFAVGPVKLPKTNMARLEVAFERSACQDRAKSRLKKEASGSRRRRASTSDEDSSSSSLGDEDEDEVNDSDSEAENTGSGVGLRRILGSYSARLAGGAEKYPCPGSGSVSDTETLVGDESRSRLAGCKHMANAKGLHQQDLICSRNRQAHSRSPLRAVPHTHAATVAAAAAALARGRNRDKNGCLGGKEEKNMGMGVGTTGTSSMGTRTSSPVGNNVFRLTKDQHILLSSMTSQETTGTLISSTSTNQTTTTNSSQSFLCSDLPQAQFSRSAVGGARFMTNCHPMNPEEYDGLEFESRFESGNLAKAVQITPTYYELYLRPDLYTSRSKQWFYFRVRRTRRKMLYRFSIVNLVKSDSLYNDGMQPVMYSTLGAKEKSEGWRRCGDNICYYRNDDESASNSANEDDEDNSTYTLTFTIEFEHDDDTVFFAHSYPYTYSDLQDYLMEIQRHPVKSKFCKLRLLCRTLAGNNVYYLTVTAPSSNEENMRRKKSIVVSARVHPSETPASWMMKGLMDFITGDTTVAKRLRHKFIFKLVPMLNPDGVIVGNTRNSLTGKDLNRQYRTVIRETYPSIWYTKAMIRRLIEECGVAMYCDMHAHSRKHNIFIYGCENKRNPEKKLTEQVFPLMLHKNSADRFSFESCKFKIQRSKEGTGRIVVWMLGITNSYTIEASFGGSSLGSRKGTHFNTQDYEHMGRAFCETLLDYCDENPNKVKRHAKLFKQIKKIRKREKREQKALKLQKMADQILNLLKQQDRLRSKIIERLMREGSSADEPLNIPLSDYSSDEGNCSSSSDNEGKHSITTSDLEGPCCAPTRAPPSSPEVIHEIRKFRMRRMRKVMHELDRIYFTPLFQRKFKTLTTLKRRRQKMGVKAAPSGKRLRGGGGPAVSAATPTPAPAVQAAAPFVETNNIQKLHTPRQLARNLPPNSDQPAGGQSSDSSDSMDSSQSESLQEPDASSGSTAASKEVTKKVKASGAGTKKTAKKKKFMPTEKKKPVVNQKLHVDRNFRLWLANRRIYIYRRKKSTQARRTKVKNKPTKKRGEVVRTTLDLPTTDPGSDLHFSTDDEEHSPTSGHNGYGAVPPLRHTLLQSDLQRRYIEEIGDTVVQKPKAAHMPPELIVTTPSKSGTPGGGKKLDVYKLTPRTAPELDTGIGMMQRQGGGTGTSARRTYSWHNLDQQEIPNGSGGGQGKANFYIGDTKPGIKTMTKPLPRRSVPSNFIPQRHGNAQTADDLQLKLSLKKKVWTGAHGDADGRPLAWYKGHSITTSQMANTTTTIRSAGGGAAGAGGAGAGAGGGGSGQNRNMFTSNGREQTAASGGIAMGVPPAFVGAPRRHRKLEQVDLFNACSQKLMLWQQQEEQRRSHPQQAQRLLKVEDPPPHSRDRERERDREQQPFKPMHMVRKSTGTTSQAKVIQALVAAESGGKVKRKSSSMMKIAETTQLVTRFARNRNSAGGSTAQQQQQQPQHMHHQHKRMLFKGQGGVGAMGARMHSAGVMGQMQGNGGGRAPNKFKTGGLVITAVQQPTNMTGGSSRRMRNAAGLQAKGSNGALGSSSGQMQYQRSNASVQANKSATEISLDTVSLVRKVKTKLKKRKSRTLSTGAPK, encoded by the exons GCTTCCTTGGCAGTTTCCTATCGAAGGGCCTGAAGACCAATCAGCTGGTTGTGAATACGGATGAGAAGACCCTGCGACCAGTTGCACGTCTGAAGGAACCGCGCGATCTCTTCGCCCTGCCGAAGGACAAGGACAATGACTGCTCACAGCAGGCCCCCAGATGGCCGGTGGAATGCCAG GTCATCGAGGAGCGCATCATACACATTCCGTACGTGCCCGCTGTGCCGGAGCCGCTCAATGCTCCGACGGGAAACGAGCTGAAACCGCGTCCCGTGGGCGAGGAGAACGGCATTGTGGTGTTCAGCTACAGTCCAATTAGTGCCGTGAACTAT GAAAAGCCCAAGGCGAAGAAGGAGGACGATGAGTCCAGCGACGAATCGGACTATTCCTCGGACTCCCGCCAGGATTCGACGCCTCCGAGTCGTTCCACGCCCATGCGCCTGGCCGGCGGCGGTGAATGTGCACCTGGCAAACTGAACAGCGTGTCCAAGATGATCAACAATGTGGACAATCGGTCCACCAGTGCGTCCCTAGACGACAACGATGACTACTACGATGATGAGTACGATACGTCCGGCGGTTATTGTGGAGGAAGCGGTGAGGCCAAGGAGAAGGCCATCATTAAGGATCTCATCGAGGCGAAGAAGAAGCGCTACCAGGAGGAGGCCGAGGTCACGCCCGTAGGTGGTGGCACAGCCCGAAATTCGAGAGCTGCCAGCCGTTCGGAGGCCAGCAAGGATGCCAGCGATATCGACGATATCTGGAAGAACAACACCAGCGAATATAAGCCTGCCTCGCCGCGCTACGTGCTCAGCCAGTTCGGAAAGAATGTGACCAAGGCGGTGATCGACCGGATCGTGGATCACGAAGATCTCGTCCCGCCATCGGGATCCCAAAAGGTATCGAACCAGTTCGCCGTAGGCCCCGTCAAGTTGCCCAAAACAAACATGGCCCGCTTAGAGGTGGCCTTCGAGCGAAGTGCCTGCCAAGATCGAGCCAAATCGCGTTTAAAAAAGGAAGCGAGTGGCAGTCGTCGGCGTAGGGCGAGCACCTCTGACGAGGACTCCAGTAGTTCTAGTTTGGGTGACGAAGATGAGGATGAGGTGAATGATTCCGATTCGGAAGCAGAGAATACGGGAAGTGGCGTTGGCTTGCGCAGAATCTTGGGAAGCTATTCGGCCCGGCTCGCTGGTGGCGCCGAAAAGTATCCTTGTCCCGGTTCCGGATCCGTTTCGGATACCGAAACTTTGGTGGGAGACGAGAGCAGGAGCAGGCTGGCTGGCTGTAAGCATATGGCAAATG CTAAAGGCCTGCATCAGCAAGACCTTATTTGCTCTAGGAATCGGCAGGCGCATTCGCGATCCCCCCTACGAGCGGTACCCCACACCCATGCGGCCAcagtggcggcggcggcagcggcgctCGCCAGGGGACGCAACCGCGACAAGAACGGTTGTCTGGGTGGCAAGGAAGAAAAGAACATGGGCATGGGAGTGGGAACAACTGGCACAAGCTCGATGGGCACTCGCACCTCCTCTCCCGTCGGCAACAACGTCTTCCGGCTGACCAAGGATCAGCATATATTGCTGAGTTCAATGACCAGCCAGGAGACGACCGGCACTTTAATCTCGTCGACAAGTACTAACCAGACGACGACCACCAACTCGTCGCAATCGTTTCTTTGCTCCGATTTACCCCAAGCGCAGTTTAGCCGTTCGGCCGTCGGTGGTGCCCGCTTCATGACCAATTGCCATCCCATGAATCCGGAGGAGTACGATGGACTGGAGTTTGAATCGCGCTTCGAGAGCGGCAACCTGGCCAAGGCGGTCCAAATCACGCCCACCTACTACGAGCTCTACCTGCGACCCGATCTCTATACCAGCCGGTCCAAGCAATGGTTCTACTTCCGAGTGCGACGCACCAGGCGCAAGATGCTCTACCGCTTCTCCATTGTCAATCTGGTGAAATCGGACAGTCTCTACAACGACGGTATGCAACCGGTCATGTACTCCACGCTGGGCGCCAAGGAGAAGAGCGAAGGCTGGCGCAGATGCGGGGACAACATCTGCTACTATCGGAACGATGATGA AAGTGCCAGCAATAGCGCCAACGAGGACGACGAGGACAACTCCACATACACGCTGACCTTCACCATTGAGTTCGAGCACGATGACGATACGGTGTTCTTTGCGCACAGCTATCCGTACACCTATAGCGACCTGCAGGACTACCTCATGGAGATCCAGCGCCATCCGGTCAAGTCAAAGTTCTGCAAGCTGCGCCTGCTCTGCCGCACCTTGGCTGGCAATAATGTCTACTACCTGACGGTGACGGCGCCCTCCTCCAACGAGGAGAACATGCGG CGCAAGAAATCGATTGTGGTGTCGGCACGTGTGCATCCCAGCGAGACGCCAGCCTCGTGGATGATGAAGGGTCTGATGGACTTCATCACCGGGGACACCACAGTGGCCAAGCGGCTGCGGCACAAGTTCATTTTCAAATTGGTGCCCATGCTTAATCCGGACGGAGTCATTGTGGGCAATACCCGTAACTCGCTGACCGGCAAGGACCTCAACCGCCAGTACCGAACGGTAATACGCGAGACATATCCATCCATTTGGTATACCAAAGCCATGATTAGAAG ACTGATTGAGGAATGCGGCGTGGCCATGTACTGTGATATGCACGCTCACTCACGCAAGCACAACATATTCATATATGGCTGTGAGAACAAACGCAACCCGGAGAAGAAGTTAACCGAGCAGGTCTTTCCGCTGATGCTGCACAAGAACAGTGCGGATCGG TTCTCCTTCGAGAGCTGCAAGTTTAAGATTCAGCGCAGCAAGGAGGGCACCGGACGTATCGTGGTCTGGATGCTGGGCATCACCAACAGCTATACGATCGAGGCCTCCTTTGGCGGCTCCTCGCTGGGATCGCGCAAGGGGACGCACTTCAACACGCAG GATTACGAGCACATGGGACGAGCATTTTGTGAGACACTTCTGGACTACTGCGATGAGAATCCGAACAAAGTAAAGCGGCACGCCAAgttgtttaaacaaatcaaaaagaTAAGAAAACGCGAGAAACGCGAACAGAAAGCATtgaaattacagaaaatggcCGATCAG ATTTTAAATTTACTCAAACAACAGGACAGGCTACGATCAAAAATTATCGAAAGACTGATGCGAGAAGGCTCTAGTGCCGACGAACCATTGAATATACCCCTGTCAGATTACTCAAG CGACGAGGGCAACTGCAGCTCCAGCTCGGATAATGAGGGTAAACACTCGATAACAACGTCCGATCTGGAGGGACCATGTTGTGCTCCCACCCGAGCACCGCCCAGTTCGCCTGAGGTCATACACGAAATCCGCAAG TTTCGCATGCGACGCATGCGCAAGGTGATGCACGAGCTGGACAGGATCTATTTTACGCCCCTGTTCCAGCGCAAATTCAAAACACTAACGACCTTGAAGAGGAGGCGTCAGAAAATGGGTGTCAAGGCGGCTCCAAGTGGAAAACGCCTTCGTGGAGGCGGTGGTCCTGCCGTTAGTGCTGCCACACCCACGCCGGCACCGGCCGTCCAAGCGGCAGCTCCATTTGTAGAGACCAACAATATCCAGAAATTGCATACGCCTAGACAATTGGCCAGGAATTTGCCACCCAATAGTGATCAACCGGCTGGAGGCCAGAGTTCCGACAGTTCGGACAGCATGGATTCCTCGCAATCGGAATCGCTACAGGAACCGGATGCTTCAAGTGGTAGCACCGCAGCGAGTAAAGAGGTCACAAAGAAGGTGAAGGCTAGTGGTGCTGGCACCAAGAAGACTGCTAAAAAGAAGAAGTTCATGCCCACGGAGAAGAAGAAACCGGTGGTCAATCAGAAACTGCACGTTGATCGCAATTTCCGGCTGTGGCTGGCCAATAGGCGCATCTACATCTATCGTCGTAAGAAG TCCACGCAGGCGCGTCGCACTAAGGTTAAGAATAAGCCTACAAAGAAACGTGGCGAGGTGGTGCGCACCACCCTGGACCTGCCCACAACGGATCCGGGCTCGGATCTGCACTTCTCCACCGACGACGAGGAGCACTCGCCGACGTCCGGACATAATGGTTACGGTGCAGTGCCTCCGCTCCGGCACACGCTGCTCCAGAGCGATCTGCAAAGGCGGTACATCGAGGAAATTGGCGATACGGTGGTGCAGAAACCAAAAGCGGCGCACATGCCGCCGGAACTGATTGTGACCACACCTTCGAAGAGCGGCACTCCGGGCGGTGGAAAAAAACTGGATGTCTACAAGCTGACGCCTCGAACTGCCCCAGAATTGGACACGGGTATTGGCATGATGCAACGGCAGGGCGGAGGAACTGGCACATCCGCCAGACGAACCTATTCGTGGCACAATCTCGATCAGCAGGAGATTCCCAATGGCAGCGGCGGTGGCCAGGGCAAGGCCAACTTTTACATAGGCGATACCAAGCCAGGAATAAAGACGATGACAAAACCGCTCCCCAGAAG GAGTGTCCCGAGCAACTTCATTCCCCAGAGACATGGCAATGCGCAAACGGCCGATGACCTGCAGCTCAAGCTTTCGCTGAAGAAGAAAGTCTGGACTGGTGCGCACGGGGATGCGGATGGTCGTCCTCTGGCCTGGTACAAGGGTCACTCGATAACAACATCCCAAATGGCCAACACTACAACGACCATACGAAGTGCAGGCGGTGGTgctgcaggagcaggaggagctggagctggagcggGTGGAGGTGGCAGTGGTCAGAACCGAAACATGTTCACCTCCAATGGCAGGGAGCAGACAGCTGCTTCTGGTGGCATCGCCATGGGTGTACCACCCGCCTTTGTGGGAGCACCACGAAGACACAGAAAACTGGAGCAAGTTGATCTATTTAA TGCCTGTTCTCAGAAGCTGATGCTGTGGCAGCAACAAGAGGAGCAAAGGCGCTCCCATCCGCAACAGGCGCAGCGCCTACTGAAGGTGGAGGATCCTCCGCCACATTCAAGGGACCGGGAACGCGAACGTGACCGGGAGCAGCAGCCCTTCAAGCCCATGCACATGGTGAGAAAGTCAACGGGAACGACCAGCCAGGCCAAAGTCATCCAGGCTTTGGTGGCAGCCGAGTCCGGCGGTAAGGTGAAACGCAAGTCTAGCAGCATGATGAAGATAGCAGAGACCACGCAGCTGGTGACTCGATTTGCCCGGAATCGCAACAGCGCCGGAGGATCGacagcacagcagcagcagcagcagccacaacatATGCACCACCAGCACAAGCGGATGTTGTTCAAGGGCCAAGGCGGAGTGGGAGCTATGGGCGCACGGATGCACTCTGCCGGCGTGATGGGTCAAATGCAGGGCAACGGCGGAGGACGTGCGCCCAACAAATTCAAGACCGGCGGACTGGTGATCACCGCCGTGCAGCAACCGACCAATATGACCGGTGGAAG
- the LOC117148730 gene encoding cytosolic carboxypeptidase Nna1 isoform X3: MQKGVKDKENRNSAVGPEFCEVQQQPSKQNDGFLGSFLSKGLKTNQLVVNTDEKTLRPVARLKEPRDLFALPKDKDNDCSQQAPRWPVECQVIEERIIHIPYVPAVPEPLNAPTGNELKPRPVGEENGIVVFSYSPISAVNYEKPKAKKEDDESSDESDYSSDSRQDSTPPSRSTPMRLAGGGECAPGKLNSVSKMINNVDNRSTSASLDDNDDYYDDEYDTSGGYCGGSGEAKEKAIIKDLIEAKKKRYQEEAEVTPVGGGTARNSRAASRSEASKDASDIDDIWKNNTSEYKPASPRYVLSQFGKNVTKAVIDRIVDHEDLVPPSGSQKVSNQFAVGPVKLPKTNMARLEVAFERSACQDRAKSRLKKEASGSRRRRASTSDEDSSSSSLGDEDEDEVNDSDSEAENTGSGVGLRRILGSYSARLAGGAEKYPCPGSGSVSDTETLVGDESRSRLAGSKGLHQQDLICSRNRQAHSRSPLRAVPHTHAATVAAAAAALARGRNRDKNGCLGGKEEKNMGMGVGTTGTSSMGTRTSSPVGNNVFRLTKDQHILLSSMTSQETTGTLISSTSTNQTTTTNSSQSFLCSDLPQAQFSRSAVGGARFMTNCHPMNPEEYDGLEFESRFESGNLAKAVQITPTYYELYLRPDLYTSRSKQWFYFRVRRTRRKMLYRFSIVNLVKSDSLYNDGMQPVMYSTLGAKEKSEGWRRCGDNICYYRNDDESASNSANEDDEDNSTYTLTFTIEFEHDDDTVFFAHSYPYTYSDLQDYLMEIQRHPVKSKFCKLRLLCRTLAGNNVYYLTVTAPSSNEENMRRKKSIVVSARVHPSETPASWMMKGLMDFITGDTTVAKRLRHKFIFKLVPMLNPDGVIVGNTRNSLTGKDLNRQYRTVIRETYPSIWYTKAMIRRLIEECGVAMYCDMHAHSRKHNIFIYGCENKRNPEKKLTEQVFPLMLHKNSADRFSFESCKFKIQRSKEGTGRIVVWMLGITNSYTIEASFGGSSLGSRKGTHFNTQDYEHMGRAFCETLLDYCDENPNKVKRHAKLFKQIKKIRKREKREQKALKLQKMADQILNLLKQQDRLRSKIIERLMREGSSADEPLNIPLSDYSSDEGNCSSSSDNEGKHSITTSDLEGPCCAPTRAPPSSPEVIHEIRKFRMRRMRKVMHELDRIYFTPLFQRKFKTLTTLKRRRQKMGVKAAPSGKRLRGGGGPAVSAATPTPAPAVQAAAPFVETNNIQKLHTPRQLARNLPPNSDQPAGGQSSDSSDSMDSSQSESLQEPDASSGSTAASKEVTKKVKASGAGTKKTAKKKKFMPTEKKKPVVNQKLHVDRNFRLWLANRRIYIYRRKKSTQARRTKVKNKPTKKRGEVVRTTLDLPTTDPGSDLHFSTDDEEHSPTSGHNGYGAVPPLRHTLLQSDLQRRYIEEIGDTVVQKPKAAHMPPELIVTTPSKSGTPGGGKKLDVYKLTPRTAPELDTGIGMMQRQGGGTGTSARRTYSWHNLDQQEIPNGSGGGQGKANFYIGDTKPGIKTMTKPLPRRSVPSNFIPQRHGNAQTADDLQLKLSLKKKVWTGAHGDADGRPLAWYKGHSITTSQMANTTTTIRSAGGGAAGAGGAGAGAGGGGSGQNRNMFTSNGREQTAASGGIAMGVPPAFVGAPRRHRKLEQVDLFNACSQKLMLWQQQEEQRRSHPQQAQRLLKVEDPPPHSRDRERERDREQQPFKPMHMVRKSTGTTSQAKVIQALVAAESGGKVKRKSSSMMKIAETTQLVTRFARNRNSAGGSTAQQQQQQPQHMHHQHKRMLFKGQGGVGAMGARMHSAGVMGQMQGNGGGRAPNKFKTGGLVITAVQQPTNMTGGSSRRMRNAAGLQAKGSNGALGSSSGQMQYQRSNASVQANKSATEISLDTVSLVRKVKTKLKKRKSRTLSTGAPK; this comes from the exons GCTTCCTTGGCAGTTTCCTATCGAAGGGCCTGAAGACCAATCAGCTGGTTGTGAATACGGATGAGAAGACCCTGCGACCAGTTGCACGTCTGAAGGAACCGCGCGATCTCTTCGCCCTGCCGAAGGACAAGGACAATGACTGCTCACAGCAGGCCCCCAGATGGCCGGTGGAATGCCAG GTCATCGAGGAGCGCATCATACACATTCCGTACGTGCCCGCTGTGCCGGAGCCGCTCAATGCTCCGACGGGAAACGAGCTGAAACCGCGTCCCGTGGGCGAGGAGAACGGCATTGTGGTGTTCAGCTACAGTCCAATTAGTGCCGTGAACTAT GAAAAGCCCAAGGCGAAGAAGGAGGACGATGAGTCCAGCGACGAATCGGACTATTCCTCGGACTCCCGCCAGGATTCGACGCCTCCGAGTCGTTCCACGCCCATGCGCCTGGCCGGCGGCGGTGAATGTGCACCTGGCAAACTGAACAGCGTGTCCAAGATGATCAACAATGTGGACAATCGGTCCACCAGTGCGTCCCTAGACGACAACGATGACTACTACGATGATGAGTACGATACGTCCGGCGGTTATTGTGGAGGAAGCGGTGAGGCCAAGGAGAAGGCCATCATTAAGGATCTCATCGAGGCGAAGAAGAAGCGCTACCAGGAGGAGGCCGAGGTCACGCCCGTAGGTGGTGGCACAGCCCGAAATTCGAGAGCTGCCAGCCGTTCGGAGGCCAGCAAGGATGCCAGCGATATCGACGATATCTGGAAGAACAACACCAGCGAATATAAGCCTGCCTCGCCGCGCTACGTGCTCAGCCAGTTCGGAAAGAATGTGACCAAGGCGGTGATCGACCGGATCGTGGATCACGAAGATCTCGTCCCGCCATCGGGATCCCAAAAGGTATCGAACCAGTTCGCCGTAGGCCCCGTCAAGTTGCCCAAAACAAACATGGCCCGCTTAGAGGTGGCCTTCGAGCGAAGTGCCTGCCAAGATCGAGCCAAATCGCGTTTAAAAAAGGAAGCGAGTGGCAGTCGTCGGCGTAGGGCGAGCACCTCTGACGAGGACTCCAGTAGTTCTAGTTTGGGTGACGAAGATGAGGATGAGGTGAATGATTCCGATTCGGAAGCAGAGAATACGGGAAGTGGCGTTGGCTTGCGCAGAATCTTGGGAAGCTATTCGGCCCGGCTCGCTGGTGGCGCCGAAAAGTATCCTTGTCCCGGTTCCGGATCCGTTTCGGATACCGAAACTTTGGTGGGAGACGAGAGCAGGAGCAGGCTGGCTGGCT CTAAAGGCCTGCATCAGCAAGACCTTATTTGCTCTAGGAATCGGCAGGCGCATTCGCGATCCCCCCTACGAGCGGTACCCCACACCCATGCGGCCAcagtggcggcggcggcagcggcgctCGCCAGGGGACGCAACCGCGACAAGAACGGTTGTCTGGGTGGCAAGGAAGAAAAGAACATGGGCATGGGAGTGGGAACAACTGGCACAAGCTCGATGGGCACTCGCACCTCCTCTCCCGTCGGCAACAACGTCTTCCGGCTGACCAAGGATCAGCATATATTGCTGAGTTCAATGACCAGCCAGGAGACGACCGGCACTTTAATCTCGTCGACAAGTACTAACCAGACGACGACCACCAACTCGTCGCAATCGTTTCTTTGCTCCGATTTACCCCAAGCGCAGTTTAGCCGTTCGGCCGTCGGTGGTGCCCGCTTCATGACCAATTGCCATCCCATGAATCCGGAGGAGTACGATGGACTGGAGTTTGAATCGCGCTTCGAGAGCGGCAACCTGGCCAAGGCGGTCCAAATCACGCCCACCTACTACGAGCTCTACCTGCGACCCGATCTCTATACCAGCCGGTCCAAGCAATGGTTCTACTTCCGAGTGCGACGCACCAGGCGCAAGATGCTCTACCGCTTCTCCATTGTCAATCTGGTGAAATCGGACAGTCTCTACAACGACGGTATGCAACCGGTCATGTACTCCACGCTGGGCGCCAAGGAGAAGAGCGAAGGCTGGCGCAGATGCGGGGACAACATCTGCTACTATCGGAACGATGATGA AAGTGCCAGCAATAGCGCCAACGAGGACGACGAGGACAACTCCACATACACGCTGACCTTCACCATTGAGTTCGAGCACGATGACGATACGGTGTTCTTTGCGCACAGCTATCCGTACACCTATAGCGACCTGCAGGACTACCTCATGGAGATCCAGCGCCATCCGGTCAAGTCAAAGTTCTGCAAGCTGCGCCTGCTCTGCCGCACCTTGGCTGGCAATAATGTCTACTACCTGACGGTGACGGCGCCCTCCTCCAACGAGGAGAACATGCGG CGCAAGAAATCGATTGTGGTGTCGGCACGTGTGCATCCCAGCGAGACGCCAGCCTCGTGGATGATGAAGGGTCTGATGGACTTCATCACCGGGGACACCACAGTGGCCAAGCGGCTGCGGCACAAGTTCATTTTCAAATTGGTGCCCATGCTTAATCCGGACGGAGTCATTGTGGGCAATACCCGTAACTCGCTGACCGGCAAGGACCTCAACCGCCAGTACCGAACGGTAATACGCGAGACATATCCATCCATTTGGTATACCAAAGCCATGATTAGAAG ACTGATTGAGGAATGCGGCGTGGCCATGTACTGTGATATGCACGCTCACTCACGCAAGCACAACATATTCATATATGGCTGTGAGAACAAACGCAACCCGGAGAAGAAGTTAACCGAGCAGGTCTTTCCGCTGATGCTGCACAAGAACAGTGCGGATCGG TTCTCCTTCGAGAGCTGCAAGTTTAAGATTCAGCGCAGCAAGGAGGGCACCGGACGTATCGTGGTCTGGATGCTGGGCATCACCAACAGCTATACGATCGAGGCCTCCTTTGGCGGCTCCTCGCTGGGATCGCGCAAGGGGACGCACTTCAACACGCAG GATTACGAGCACATGGGACGAGCATTTTGTGAGACACTTCTGGACTACTGCGATGAGAATCCGAACAAAGTAAAGCGGCACGCCAAgttgtttaaacaaatcaaaaagaTAAGAAAACGCGAGAAACGCGAACAGAAAGCATtgaaattacagaaaatggcCGATCAG ATTTTAAATTTACTCAAACAACAGGACAGGCTACGATCAAAAATTATCGAAAGACTGATGCGAGAAGGCTCTAGTGCCGACGAACCATTGAATATACCCCTGTCAGATTACTCAAG CGACGAGGGCAACTGCAGCTCCAGCTCGGATAATGAGGGTAAACACTCGATAACAACGTCCGATCTGGAGGGACCATGTTGTGCTCCCACCCGAGCACCGCCCAGTTCGCCTGAGGTCATACACGAAATCCGCAAG TTTCGCATGCGACGCATGCGCAAGGTGATGCACGAGCTGGACAGGATCTATTTTACGCCCCTGTTCCAGCGCAAATTCAAAACACTAACGACCTTGAAGAGGAGGCGTCAGAAAATGGGTGTCAAGGCGGCTCCAAGTGGAAAACGCCTTCGTGGAGGCGGTGGTCCTGCCGTTAGTGCTGCCACACCCACGCCGGCACCGGCCGTCCAAGCGGCAGCTCCATTTGTAGAGACCAACAATATCCAGAAATTGCATACGCCTAGACAATTGGCCAGGAATTTGCCACCCAATAGTGATCAACCGGCTGGAGGCCAGAGTTCCGACAGTTCGGACAGCATGGATTCCTCGCAATCGGAATCGCTACAGGAACCGGATGCTTCAAGTGGTAGCACCGCAGCGAGTAAAGAGGTCACAAAGAAGGTGAAGGCTAGTGGTGCTGGCACCAAGAAGACTGCTAAAAAGAAGAAGTTCATGCCCACGGAGAAGAAGAAACCGGTGGTCAATCAGAAACTGCACGTTGATCGCAATTTCCGGCTGTGGCTGGCCAATAGGCGCATCTACATCTATCGTCGTAAGAAG TCCACGCAGGCGCGTCGCACTAAGGTTAAGAATAAGCCTACAAAGAAACGTGGCGAGGTGGTGCGCACCACCCTGGACCTGCCCACAACGGATCCGGGCTCGGATCTGCACTTCTCCACCGACGACGAGGAGCACTCGCCGACGTCCGGACATAATGGTTACGGTGCAGTGCCTCCGCTCCGGCACACGCTGCTCCAGAGCGATCTGCAAAGGCGGTACATCGAGGAAATTGGCGATACGGTGGTGCAGAAACCAAAAGCGGCGCACATGCCGCCGGAACTGATTGTGACCACACCTTCGAAGAGCGGCACTCCGGGCGGTGGAAAAAAACTGGATGTCTACAAGCTGACGCCTCGAACTGCCCCAGAATTGGACACGGGTATTGGCATGATGCAACGGCAGGGCGGAGGAACTGGCACATCCGCCAGACGAACCTATTCGTGGCACAATCTCGATCAGCAGGAGATTCCCAATGGCAGCGGCGGTGGCCAGGGCAAGGCCAACTTTTACATAGGCGATACCAAGCCAGGAATAAAGACGATGACAAAACCGCTCCCCAGAAG GAGTGTCCCGAGCAACTTCATTCCCCAGAGACATGGCAATGCGCAAACGGCCGATGACCTGCAGCTCAAGCTTTCGCTGAAGAAGAAAGTCTGGACTGGTGCGCACGGGGATGCGGATGGTCGTCCTCTGGCCTGGTACAAGGGTCACTCGATAACAACATCCCAAATGGCCAACACTACAACGACCATACGAAGTGCAGGCGGTGGTgctgcaggagcaggaggagctggagctggagcggGTGGAGGTGGCAGTGGTCAGAACCGAAACATGTTCACCTCCAATGGCAGGGAGCAGACAGCTGCTTCTGGTGGCATCGCCATGGGTGTACCACCCGCCTTTGTGGGAGCACCACGAAGACACAGAAAACTGGAGCAAGTTGATCTATTTAA TGCCTGTTCTCAGAAGCTGATGCTGTGGCAGCAACAAGAGGAGCAAAGGCGCTCCCATCCGCAACAGGCGCAGCGCCTACTGAAGGTGGAGGATCCTCCGCCACATTCAAGGGACCGGGAACGCGAACGTGACCGGGAGCAGCAGCCCTTCAAGCCCATGCACATGGTGAGAAAGTCAACGGGAACGACCAGCCAGGCCAAAGTCATCCAGGCTTTGGTGGCAGCCGAGTCCGGCGGTAAGGTGAAACGCAAGTCTAGCAGCATGATGAAGATAGCAGAGACCACGCAGCTGGTGACTCGATTTGCCCGGAATCGCAACAGCGCCGGAGGATCGacagcacagcagcagcagcagcagccacaacatATGCACCACCAGCACAAGCGGATGTTGTTCAAGGGCCAAGGCGGAGTGGGAGCTATGGGCGCACGGATGCACTCTGCCGGCGTGATGGGTCAAATGCAGGGCAACGGCGGAGGACGTGCGCCCAACAAATTCAAGACCGGCGGACTGGTGATCACCGCCGTGCAGCAACCGACCAATATGACCGGTGGAAG